The Vibrio agarivorans genome window below encodes:
- a CDS encoding DUF3429 domain-containing protein, giving the protein MRNILGYMGLIPYIALPAAVLLLNDMERGLAIYAYFAYSAGIAIFMSGAIWGRVIENNGENNTALLMSNLITLFVIALSTISFHNFTVITIGLILAHTFNWFFEPKDNEAYLTLRKTLTATVLISHLIMVGILYSSNL; this is encoded by the coding sequence ATGAGAAATATTCTTGGATACATGGGACTGATTCCCTACATCGCACTCCCTGCTGCGGTCTTGCTTCTAAATGATATGGAACGCGGGCTAGCGATATACGCCTACTTTGCCTACAGCGCGGGCATTGCGATCTTTATGTCAGGAGCAATTTGGGGGCGTGTCATCGAAAATAACGGTGAGAATAACACCGCACTTTTAATGTCGAACCTCATCACATTGTTTGTGATTGCTCTGAGCACAATAAGTTTTCATAACTTTACCGTTATTACCATCGGACTCATTCTCGCTCACACGTTTAATTGGTTTTTCGAGCCTAAGGACAATGAAGCCTATCTCACACTAAGAAAAACCCTCACTGCGACGGTTTTGATTTCTCACCTTATCATGGTTGGTATTTTATACTCATCGAACCTTTGA
- a CDS encoding B12-binding domain-containing radical SAM protein: MSQLHFQQGPIRPPSEANSLLIRTTQGCPWNKCSFCTLFKGMEFSIRPIEEIKNDIWAAKAFYKGRKFESCFLQDGDSFAMETSDLIEVLNTLKQAFPDLKQISSYGRAQTMTKKSAQEMKAICDAGLNMLYCGMESGSIDVLKKMKKGITPKSILKSAKHAKQAGMKMMTFIILGLGGKELSQEHVTETANLLNQIDPEEIRLLSLAVKQGTELDDMVKSGRFTPLNEQEMVLEQRALIEQLNGISSRYGNFHSINLLMEINGVLPQDKARFLSTIDDFLSLPVEKQYNFILGRRIHYYTELSDMNNQLYFDTVQNELAKTDMSNPVVLDDVFYQLRQRMI; this comes from the coding sequence ATGTCCCAACTTCATTTTCAACAAGGCCCTATTCGCCCGCCCTCAGAAGCAAACAGCTTGTTAATTAGAACAACGCAAGGCTGTCCGTGGAACAAATGCAGTTTCTGCACACTGTTTAAGGGAATGGAGTTCTCAATACGCCCTATTGAAGAAATCAAAAACGACATCTGGGCAGCAAAAGCCTTCTACAAAGGTCGTAAATTCGAATCGTGCTTTTTGCAAGATGGCGATTCATTTGCGATGGAAACGTCTGACCTAATAGAGGTTTTGAACACGCTTAAACAAGCCTTTCCAGATTTAAAACAGATTAGCTCGTACGGCCGTGCGCAAACAATGACGAAAAAGTCAGCGCAAGAGATGAAAGCGATCTGCGACGCTGGGTTAAACATGCTCTATTGCGGTATGGAATCTGGCTCTATCGATGTACTGAAAAAAATGAAAAAAGGCATCACGCCAAAGTCTATCCTTAAGTCGGCAAAACACGCTAAGCAAGCTGGCATGAAGATGATGACGTTCATCATTTTAGGTCTCGGCGGTAAAGAGTTGTCACAAGAGCATGTAACCGAGACGGCCAATCTACTCAATCAAATTGACCCCGAGGAAATTCGCCTGCTGTCACTTGCCGTGAAACAAGGCACCGAACTCGATGACATGGTTAAGTCTGGCCGGTTTACACCGCTGAATGAACAAGAGATGGTTCTCGAACAAAGAGCCTTGATTGAGCAGCTTAACGGTATCAGTAGCCGATATGGTAACTTTCATTCGATTAATCTTTTGATGGAAATCAATGGTGTCTTACCGCAAGACAAGGCACGTTTTTTGTCGACCATTGATGATTTCCTATCTCTACCCGTTGAAAAACAATACAATTTTATTCTCGGGCGCCGAATTCACTATTACACTGAATTATCAGATATGAACAATCAGCTTTATTTCGATACGGTACAAAACGAGCTCGCTAAAACAGATATGTCGAACCCTGTTGTGTTAGACGACGTCTTCTATCAACTTCGCCAACGCATGATTTAA
- a CDS encoding sulfatase-like hydrolase/transferase, which translates to MKHPDKMIKTALAATVASAAALASTPALAKQPNIVAIMVDDVAPMDISAYHRGLGAIKTPNIDRIAERGVMISDYYAQSSSTAGRAAFITGQYPFRSGLTSVGQPGSKLGLKKETPTLAELLKQKGYATVHVGKSHLGDNNSHLPTVHGFDEYYGFLYHLNVMEMPEQPEFPKDPNFTGVPRNVIHSLATQQHDKTVDPRFGEVGKQKITDQGKLGKERMKRIDEEFLTFATDWLETHKNMNGDQPYFMWYNPSRMHTITHVSREYEGASQTSTYYDALKQLDDQVGILINKLESMGELDNTILMFTSDNGVNTDHWPDAGAASFRGQKGTTWDGGFRVPMLVSWPEQLPQGTYVDGMMSAEDWLPTIMAATGENDIKQRLLNGHNIEGTERVAHLDGYNQMDMLQNDGPSQRQEFFFYNEGDLNAVRVNEWKVHLKTKTTWTEPAKAWPFGVLVNIKADPYERTPETPGWYHWMKQKSWVLPYFYQAINKYQKSLEAYPPAQKGTGVGMGNDTIE; encoded by the coding sequence ATGAAACACCCTGATAAAATGATAAAAACAGCACTGGCTGCCACCGTTGCATCGGCAGCCGCGCTGGCTTCTACCCCAGCACTCGCCAAACAGCCTAACATCGTGGCTATCATGGTAGATGATGTTGCACCAATGGATATTTCAGCCTATCACCGTGGCCTTGGGGCAATCAAAACACCCAACATCGATCGAATCGCCGAGCGCGGTGTTATGATCAGTGACTATTACGCACAAAGCAGTTCGACTGCAGGCCGTGCTGCCTTCATTACTGGTCAATACCCATTTCGCAGTGGCTTAACGTCTGTGGGTCAACCCGGGTCAAAACTTGGGCTCAAGAAAGAGACTCCGACACTGGCTGAGCTGCTCAAACAGAAAGGTTACGCTACTGTTCATGTGGGTAAATCTCACCTAGGTGACAACAACAGCCATCTACCTACGGTTCACGGCTTCGATGAATACTACGGTTTCTTGTATCACCTTAACGTGATGGAGATGCCAGAACAGCCTGAATTCCCAAAAGATCCGAATTTCACTGGCGTGCCGCGCAATGTCATTCACTCTCTCGCAACTCAGCAACATGATAAAACCGTTGACCCTCGTTTTGGCGAAGTCGGTAAACAGAAAATCACGGACCAAGGCAAGCTGGGCAAAGAGCGCATGAAACGGATCGATGAGGAGTTCTTAACCTTCGCAACAGACTGGCTTGAAACCCATAAAAACATGAATGGCGATCAGCCTTACTTCATGTGGTACAACCCCTCACGAATGCACACTATCACGCACGTGAGCCGTGAATATGAAGGGGCGAGTCAAACATCTACCTATTACGATGCCTTAAAGCAACTTGATGATCAGGTTGGCATTTTGATTAATAAACTTGAGTCAATGGGTGAACTGGATAATACCATTTTGATGTTTACATCAGATAATGGAGTGAACACTGATCACTGGCCAGATGCGGGAGCAGCCTCTTTCCGTGGACAAAAAGGAACCACATGGGATGGTGGTTTCCGTGTACCAATGCTCGTGAGCTGGCCTGAACAGCTCCCACAAGGCACCTATGTCGATGGCATGATGTCAGCAGAAGACTGGTTGCCAACGATCATGGCGGCAACGGGTGAAAATGACATTAAACAGCGTCTGCTGAATGGTCATAATATTGAGGGCACAGAACGAGTCGCACACCTTGATGGCTACAACCAAATGGACATGTTGCAAAACGATGGCCCAAGTCAGCGCCAAGAGTTCTTCTTCTACAACGAAGGAGACTTGAATGCTGTTCGTGTCAACGAATGGAAAGTACACCTAAAAACCAAGACAACCTGGACTGAACCCGCCAAAGCATGGCCATTCGGTGTCTTGGTCAACATAAAAGCTGACCCTTATGAACGCACGCCAGAAACTCCTGGGTGGTATCACTGGATGAAGCAAAAATCTTGGGTATTGCCGTATTTCTATCAGGCGATCAATAAATATCAAAAATCGCTTGAAGCATACCCACCCGCACAGAAAGGCACGGGTGTCGGTATGGGTAACGACACCATCGAGTAA
- a CDS encoding DUF1349 domain-containing protein produces MFDLTQWNIINNNNELWSIKEDVLRVQIAEGNMWGLGSDTKDNLFLHPISASEYSVQVKVELTPQRTFEQAGIGVFWNKDNYIKISKEMFNGELSLVFVTEENGLPRVNQLIRYSDTAVAFKLDVTATHVIASYKALNEESWVVVGSTPRLAGNEQGVMLYTFSGNRLQPNTAAFYDFELTRS; encoded by the coding sequence ATGTTTGATTTAACCCAATGGAACATCATCAATAATAACAATGAGCTTTGGTCTATCAAAGAAGATGTATTGCGAGTGCAAATTGCAGAGGGAAACATGTGGGGGCTGGGCAGTGATACCAAAGACAATCTGTTCCTTCACCCGATCAGTGCGAGCGAATACTCTGTGCAGGTTAAGGTTGAGCTTACCCCTCAGCGAACTTTTGAGCAGGCGGGCATTGGCGTGTTCTGGAACAAAGACAACTACATTAAGATCAGTAAGGAGATGTTTAATGGTGAACTGTCTTTGGTATTTGTCACAGAAGAGAATGGTTTGCCTCGAGTTAACCAGTTAATTAGATACAGCGACACTGCTGTCGCCTTCAAACTGGATGTCACCGCAACGCACGTCATTGCAAGCTATAAAGCACTAAATGAAGAGAGCTGGGTTGTGGTCGGAAGCACGCCTCGATTAGCTGGTAATGAGCAAGGTGTCATGCTGTATACGTTTAGTGGAAACAGATTACAGCCCAACACCGCTGCTTTTTATGATTTTGAACTGACACGCTCATAG
- the cydB gene encoding cytochrome d ubiquinol oxidase subunit II — protein MDYALIWYALIGLAVLIYVILDGFDLGIGILFPSAHSDNERDMMMNSVAPVWDGNETWLVLGGGGLFAVFPLAYAVIMPALYAPLIIMLLGLILRGVSFEYRFRTKRGKFLWDTSFFLGSLLATLMQGVMLGTLLQGIDVEGRQFSGVWFDWLTPFSLFCAFGLLCAYTLLGACWLIMKLPDDLAGRYYTIAKRWGLALVVSIAVVSLWLPLTNALVFERWFSVPNVFLFIVIPLLAAACVWQLFASLLAHKALRAYLCGIGLFLIAALGFGVSTFPYLVPFALTYAETAAPDSSLKFLLVGAVILLPMIIAYSAYSYWVFRGKLKHGEGYH, from the coding sequence ATGGATTACGCGCTAATTTGGTATGCCTTGATAGGTCTAGCAGTCTTGATTTACGTGATTCTCGATGGGTTTGATTTAGGAATAGGTATTTTGTTCCCAAGCGCACATAGCGACAATGAACGAGATATGATGATGAACAGTGTGGCGCCTGTTTGGGATGGTAACGAGACCTGGTTAGTTTTAGGGGGCGGGGGGCTTTTTGCTGTCTTTCCGCTCGCATACGCTGTGATTATGCCCGCACTGTATGCGCCACTCATTATCATGCTACTCGGGTTGATCTTGCGTGGGGTGTCGTTTGAATATCGATTTCGTACAAAACGGGGTAAGTTTCTTTGGGATACTTCTTTCTTTCTCGGTTCGCTACTCGCCACCTTAATGCAAGGTGTGATGCTGGGTACGTTGTTACAGGGTATCGATGTCGAGGGCAGACAATTTAGTGGGGTGTGGTTCGATTGGTTAACACCATTTAGTCTCTTTTGCGCTTTCGGTCTTTTATGTGCTTACACCTTGCTTGGCGCGTGCTGGTTAATCATGAAACTACCGGATGACTTAGCTGGGCGTTATTACACGATAGCCAAACGTTGGGGGTTAGCGCTGGTGGTTAGTATTGCAGTGGTCAGCCTATGGTTGCCTTTGACCAATGCGTTGGTGTTTGAGCGCTGGTTCAGTGTACCTAACGTGTTTCTGTTTATCGTCATTCCTTTACTGGCGGCGGCATGTGTTTGGCAGTTATTCGCTTCGTTACTGGCGCACAAGGCACTGCGAGCCTACCTGTGTGGCATCGGGCTGTTTCTCATTGCAGCGCTTGGGTTTGGCGTGAGCACATTCCCTTATTTAGTCCCGTTCGCACTCACGTATGCCGAGACTGCTGCACCAGACTCAAGTCTTAAATTCCTTCTTGTTGGCGCGGTGATATTGTTACCCATGATTATTGCCTACTCCGCGTATTCGTATTGGGTATTTAGAGGGAAATTAAAGCACGGGGAGGGGTATCACTGA
- a CDS encoding anaerobic sulfatase maturase codes for MTSSVPYSLSIKPVGSKCNLDCSYCYYLNHNSGCGDPMSDEQLKLVIKNHIDSQPKHSKNVDFIWHGGEPLLRGRAFFQNVVLSQKQQAGTKRIVNTIQTNGTLINESWAAFFKQHNFMVGISLDGPNLLNDMARIDLKGQSSFERTMRGLTHLKQAQVEFNTLTVVNNRTFRHGVHIYRFLRDNGSQYLQFQPCIDHELDRRSRFDWSLSGEQWGEFLCDVFDEWCKNDIGKVYVQFFENCLLILMGHASQMCHHAPTCGQQLMMEANGSVYSCDHYGYDSHKLGNGMQTSLESLVNNQQQINFGQAKQQELNTTCQQCDFLLLCQGGCPKNRTEITEEGQSMNRLCTGYQVFFRYALPRLLKMVDAMNNGYGPQYYALF; via the coding sequence ATGACTTCCTCTGTCCCTTACAGCCTGTCTATTAAACCCGTTGGGTCTAAATGCAATCTTGATTGTAGTTACTGCTATTACCTCAACCACAACTCTGGGTGTGGTGATCCTATGTCTGATGAACAACTCAAACTAGTGATTAAGAATCACATAGACTCGCAACCGAAACACAGCAAAAACGTCGATTTTATCTGGCATGGTGGCGAGCCTTTACTCCGTGGTCGAGCGTTTTTTCAAAATGTCGTGCTTTCTCAAAAGCAACAAGCAGGAACAAAACGCATAGTTAACACCATTCAAACTAACGGTACGCTTATCAACGAATCATGGGCAGCCTTCTTTAAGCAGCATAATTTTATGGTCGGCATTAGCTTAGATGGCCCGAATCTACTCAATGATATGGCACGAATCGATCTCAAAGGGCAATCAAGCTTTGAGAGAACAATGCGTGGTTTAACCCATCTAAAGCAAGCACAAGTCGAATTCAACACGCTAACGGTTGTCAACAATCGTACTTTTCGTCACGGAGTGCACATATACCGTTTTTTGCGTGATAACGGCAGCCAGTATCTTCAATTTCAACCCTGCATAGACCATGAACTTGATCGTCGTTCACGTTTTGATTGGTCGTTATCGGGTGAACAATGGGGAGAGTTTTTATGTGATGTATTTGACGAGTGGTGTAAAAACGATATTGGGAAGGTTTACGTTCAGTTCTTTGAAAATTGCTTGCTCATATTAATGGGACATGCCAGTCAAATGTGCCATCACGCACCAACTTGTGGTCAGCAATTAATGATGGAAGCCAATGGCAGTGTCTATAGCTGTGACCACTATGGTTATGACAGTCATAAGCTAGGCAACGGTATGCAAACAAGCCTCGAATCACTGGTCAATAACCAACAGCAGATTAATTTTGGCCAGGCAAAACAACAAGAACTCAACACCACCTGTCAGCAGTGTGACTTCCTTCTACTCTGCCAAGGTGGGTGCCCCAAAAATCGCACAGAGATAACCGAAGAAGGTCAATCAATGAACCGGCTTTGTACGGGGTATCAAGTATTTTTCCGTTACGCTCTTCCACGCTTACTCAAAATGGTCGATGCTATGAATAATGGCTATGGCCCGCAATATTACGCGCTATTTTAA
- a CDS encoding LysR family transcriptional regulator: MLLNDLVVVLKVAEFRSITAAANSLDMRMATASAAIKRVESALGVELFVRTTRQLRLSPAGERYLPQCEQALQLLDSAKQNVQEDMDVLGGEVRIALSSDLGRNVVTPWLDDFLAERPEVALRSNISDSNIDFYRDAVDMALRYGSPNDASMYGFKICDVPRLLCASHAYLDKNGTPSTLDELKQHNGLFYQLQDIVQDEWRFDHHGESHKVKLKGNRASNDGDLVRRWCVSGQGFAIKSCLDMADDLLQGRIINVMPEYKPTPTELWLVCPSRQSITPTVRLLRDFFRERASQVLNQLTGKGHIDGV; the protein is encoded by the coding sequence ATGCTCTTGAATGACCTTGTAGTGGTGTTGAAAGTCGCGGAGTTTCGCAGTATTACCGCAGCGGCGAACAGTTTAGATATGCGTATGGCAACGGCGAGTGCGGCGATAAAGCGAGTGGAATCCGCTCTTGGTGTGGAGTTGTTTGTTCGTACCACAAGGCAGCTTAGGTTATCTCCAGCAGGAGAGCGATATTTACCACAGTGCGAGCAAGCTCTTCAGTTGCTCGACAGCGCGAAACAAAACGTTCAGGAAGATATGGATGTATTGGGTGGAGAGGTTCGTATCGCGCTTTCTTCGGATCTGGGTCGAAATGTTGTTACGCCTTGGTTAGATGACTTTCTTGCTGAAAGGCCGGAGGTGGCGTTAAGAAGCAATATCAGTGATAGCAATATAGATTTTTATCGTGATGCAGTCGATATGGCTCTGCGCTATGGTTCACCCAACGATGCAAGCATGTATGGTTTCAAAATTTGTGATGTACCAAGGTTGCTGTGTGCCTCTCATGCATATCTAGATAAAAACGGAACACCTTCAACGTTAGATGAACTCAAGCAACACAACGGATTGTTTTATCAACTGCAAGATATCGTTCAAGACGAGTGGCGCTTTGATCACCATGGTGAAAGTCACAAAGTCAAACTAAAAGGAAACAGAGCGTCAAACGATGGTGATTTGGTTAGGCGTTGGTGTGTATCGGGGCAAGGGTTCGCGATTAAGTCATGCTTAGATATGGCAGATGACTTACTTCAAGGGCGAATCATCAATGTGATGCCCGAGTACAAACCGACACCGACAGAGCTTTGGTTAGTATGTCCGAGTCGTCAGTCCATCACACCTACCGTTCGTTTGCTGCGAGACTTTTTCAGAGAGCGAGCTAGCCAGGTATTAAATCAACTCACCGGGAAGGGGCACATAGATGGCGTTTAG
- a CDS encoding LysR family transcriptional regulator — MTKDYNLLKLLVTLYETRQTVATARKLNISQPTVSVMLKKLREQFSDELFVRHNNLLEPTQKCTSLVSKIPTLLDQLDALYTDETWSIDNQRGEVTLYFPTTLMAPIAAPLVAKLTQLAPEMTVTCHPWNDHSLNSLEQTRNAWGVGYLPMDTNKNVSEKPLPDDQFILVTRKDHPLSDNSLSNVLTYPICVSVIPGYIEASKVEMLIKKYKIEKSVSVRSSDTSMMIELIRQSDTVGVMSIKNMQLLQDTFKTYPLPSELYQDTFRRQCSLFCHLRDRHHPFTLWLYSEVEQLMTQTSSAAKPILNS, encoded by the coding sequence ATGACTAAAGATTACAACCTACTCAAGCTACTCGTCACCCTCTATGAAACGAGACAAACAGTGGCAACCGCACGCAAGCTCAATATCAGCCAGCCAACCGTGAGTGTGATGTTAAAAAAGTTGAGAGAACAATTCTCTGATGAACTTTTCGTGCGTCACAATAATCTCTTAGAGCCGACACAAAAATGTACGTCGTTGGTCAGTAAAATCCCTACCCTGCTCGACCAGCTTGATGCACTATATACCGATGAAACTTGGTCTATTGATAATCAGCGTGGCGAAGTAACGCTTTATTTTCCCACGACACTGATGGCACCAATCGCTGCGCCACTTGTGGCGAAACTGACTCAGTTAGCGCCGGAGATGACGGTCACTTGCCATCCATGGAACGACCATAGTTTAAACTCGTTAGAACAGACTCGAAACGCGTGGGGAGTGGGTTACTTACCTATGGACACAAATAAGAATGTCTCTGAGAAGCCACTACCCGATGACCAGTTCATTCTTGTTACCAGAAAAGATCATCCATTGAGTGACAATTCATTAAGTAACGTACTCACCTACCCCATCTGCGTAAGTGTAATACCTGGGTATATCGAAGCCTCTAAAGTTGAGATGTTGATTAAGAAATACAAAATTGAAAAAAGTGTTAGTGTCCGCTCGAGTGATACCAGTATGATGATCGAGCTAATCCGCCAAAGCGATACCGTAGGTGTGATGTCAATTAAGAATATGCAGTTGCTTCAAGATACGTTCAAAACTTACCCTCTCCCCTCTGAGCTCTACCAAGACACCTTCCGCCGTCAATGCTCACTATTTTGCCACCTAAGAGATCGACACCACCCATTCACACTTTGGCTTTATAGTGAAGTCGAACAGCTAATGACTCAGACCAGTTCGGCAGCCAAGCCTATACTTAACTCGTAA
- a CDS encoding cytochrome ubiquinol oxidase subunit I: MDSVAIDLARFQFAFTVSFHIIFPAFTIGLASFLAVLEGLWLKTGEDKYIQLYKYWLKIFAISFGMGVVSGIVLSYQFGTNWSVFSDKTGPVLGPLMGYEVFTAFFLEAGFLGVMLFGMERVGKKVHFASTCVVAFGTFLSAFWILSVNSWMQTPAGFDYNEAGQFIPVDWFEVVFNPSFPYRLVHMLFAAYLTTAFVVAAVGAYHLLKAPHNPLARTMFSMAMWMAAIVTPLQIVAGDFHGLNTLEHQPAKIAAMEGHFETHQGAPLILFGIPDEENNRMDYAVEIPKLGSLILTHDLNGEVKGLDAFPEEEHPPVTIVFWSFRVMVGIGFAMLAIGWYSLWLRKKNNLYEQRPFLHICTWFGPAGFIAVLAGWITTEVGRQPYTVYGLLTTADSASPIDAAAVSVSLTAFIVVYFVVFGCGFFYLLRLMRKSPSKYEQSLDARLPDGSEAPATTHSNHLT, from the coding sequence ATGGATTCTGTGGCTATCGACCTTGCGCGGTTTCAATTTGCTTTCACGGTTTCGTTTCACATCATTTTCCCGGCGTTTACTATCGGTCTCGCGAGCTTTCTCGCAGTGCTGGAAGGCTTGTGGTTAAAAACGGGCGAAGACAAGTACATTCAGCTCTATAAATACTGGCTGAAAATATTCGCAATAAGCTTTGGTATGGGTGTGGTGAGCGGCATTGTGCTCAGTTATCAGTTCGGGACAAACTGGAGTGTTTTCTCTGATAAGACCGGCCCGGTATTGGGGCCTTTGATGGGATATGAAGTTTTCACTGCATTTTTCCTCGAAGCAGGATTCTTGGGTGTCATGTTGTTTGGCATGGAACGAGTAGGCAAGAAAGTGCATTTCGCATCAACCTGTGTGGTCGCATTTGGTACGTTCTTATCTGCCTTCTGGATATTGTCAGTCAACAGTTGGATGCAAACTCCCGCAGGGTTCGATTACAACGAAGCCGGGCAGTTTATTCCGGTAGATTGGTTTGAAGTGGTATTCAACCCATCATTCCCTTATCGCCTCGTACACATGCTGTTCGCTGCTTACCTGACAACGGCCTTCGTCGTAGCCGCCGTTGGTGCGTATCATTTACTCAAAGCGCCTCATAACCCTCTGGCTCGTACCATGTTCTCGATGGCAATGTGGATGGCAGCTATCGTTACACCACTACAAATCGTCGCCGGTGATTTCCATGGCTTAAACACACTTGAACACCAGCCCGCGAAAATCGCAGCGATGGAAGGGCACTTTGAAACCCATCAAGGCGCACCCCTCATTCTCTTTGGCATTCCAGATGAAGAGAACAACAGGATGGATTACGCCGTCGAGATACCTAAGCTTGGCAGTTTGATTTTAACGCATGACTTAAACGGTGAAGTCAAAGGTTTAGACGCTTTCCCTGAAGAAGAACATCCTCCCGTGACCATAGTCTTTTGGAGCTTTAGAGTCATGGTAGGGATTGGTTTCGCTATGCTCGCGATTGGTTGGTACAGCTTGTGGTTGCGTAAAAAGAATAACCTTTACGAGCAAAGGCCCTTCTTACATATTTGTACTTGGTTTGGGCCGGCGGGTTTTATCGCAGTCTTAGCGGGGTGGATAACGACCGAGGTAGGTCGCCAGCCGTACACGGTTTACGGACTACTGACAACAGCCGATTCTGCATCACCGATTGATGCCGCAGCGGTGAGCGTCTCCTTAACCGCGTTCATCGTTGTGTATTTTGTTGTGTTTGGTTGCGGTTTTTTCTATCTCTTACGCCTCATGAGAAAGTCACCATCGAAATATGAGCAATCGCTCGATGCTCGCCTACCTGATGGCAGCGAAGCGCCAGCGACGACTCATTCAAATCACTTAACCTGA
- a CDS encoding DUF2474 family protein produces MSERLKRALWFLAIWSASVLSLFVVSYAIRSVLM; encoded by the coding sequence ATGAGTGAGAGGTTGAAAAGGGCGTTGTGGTTTTTGGCTATTTGGTCGGCAAGTGTATTGTCGCTGTTTGTCGTTTCTTATGCTATCCGAAGCGTTTTAATGTAA